The proteins below come from a single Paraburkholderia flagellata genomic window:
- the asd gene encoding aspartate-semialdehyde dehydrogenase: MNVGLVGWRGMVGSVLMQRMQEERDFDLIEPVFFSTSNAGGAAPSFAKNETKLKDANSVDELKECDIIITCQGGDYTNEVYPKLRAAGWTGYWIDAASALRMKDDAVIILDPVNLDVIKDALVKGQKDFVGGNCTVSLMLMALGGLFRENLVDWMTAMTYQAASGAGAQNMRELLSQMGALNAAVASDLANPSSAILDIDRKVLATMNSDAMPTEHFGVPLAGSLIPWIDKDLGNGMSKEEWKGGAETNKILGKPAMGQPGSIPVDGLCVRIGAMRCHSQALTIKLKKDVPLDEIDGILASANDWVKVVPNQREASMRDLSPAVVTGTLSVPVGRLRKLAMGGEYLSAFTVGDQLLWGAAEPLRRMLRILLDK; the protein is encoded by the coding sequence ATGAACGTAGGTCTCGTAGGTTGGCGCGGCATGGTCGGCAGCGTGCTGATGCAGCGCATGCAGGAAGAACGTGATTTCGACCTGATCGAACCGGTGTTTTTCAGCACCAGCAACGCAGGCGGCGCGGCTCCGTCGTTCGCCAAAAACGAGACGAAGCTCAAGGACGCGAACAGCGTCGACGAGCTCAAGGAGTGCGACATCATCATCACGTGCCAGGGCGGCGATTACACCAACGAGGTGTATCCGAAGCTGCGCGCGGCAGGCTGGACCGGCTACTGGATCGACGCGGCTTCGGCGCTGCGCATGAAGGACGATGCGGTCATCATCCTCGACCCGGTCAACCTCGACGTCATCAAGGACGCGCTGGTCAAGGGCCAGAAGGACTTCGTCGGCGGCAACTGCACGGTCAGCCTCATGCTGATGGCGCTGGGCGGCCTGTTCCGCGAGAACCTCGTCGACTGGATGACGGCCATGACGTACCAGGCCGCTTCGGGCGCGGGCGCGCAGAACATGCGCGAACTGCTCTCGCAGATGGGCGCGCTCAACGCAGCGGTTGCGAGCGACCTGGCTAACCCGTCGTCGGCGATCCTCGACATCGACCGCAAGGTGCTCGCCACGATGAACAGCGACGCCATGCCGACCGAGCACTTCGGCGTGCCGCTCGCGGGCTCGCTGATCCCCTGGATCGACAAGGACCTCGGCAACGGCATGTCGAAGGAAGAGTGGAAGGGCGGCGCGGAAACCAACAAGATTCTCGGCAAGCCGGCCATGGGCCAGCCGGGCTCGATTCCGGTCGACGGCCTGTGCGTGCGTATCGGTGCGATGCGTTGCCACTCGCAGGCGCTCACGATCAAGCTGAAGAAGGACGTGCCGCTCGACGAGATCGACGGCATCCTTGCCTCGGCCAACGACTGGGTTAAGGTCGTGCCGAACCAGCGCGAGGCTTCGATGCGCGATCTGTCGCCGGCGGTGGTCACGGGCACGCTGTCGGTGCCGGTGGGCCGTCTGCGCAAGCTGGCCATGGGCGGCGAGTATCTGTCGGCCTTCACGGTCGGCGATCAGCTGCTGTGGGGTGCGGCTGAACCGCTGCGCCGCATGTTGCGCATTCTGCTCGACAAGTGA
- the leuD gene encoding 3-isopropylmalate dehydratase small subunit, giving the protein MEKFIVHTGVVAPLDRENVDTDAIIPKQFLKSIKRTGFGPNAFDEWRYLDHGEPGQDNSKRPLNPDFVLNQPRYQGASVLLTRKNFGCGSSREHAPWALDQYGFRAIIAPSFADIFYNNCFKNGLLPIVLSESDVDHLFNETYAFNGFQLTVDLDKQVVRTTDGSKEYPFEVAAFRRYCLLNGFDDIGLTLRHADKIRQYEAERLARQPWLNNRVL; this is encoded by the coding sequence ATGGAAAAATTCATCGTACACACCGGCGTCGTGGCGCCGCTCGATCGCGAGAATGTCGATACCGACGCGATCATTCCGAAGCAGTTCCTCAAGTCGATCAAACGCACCGGCTTCGGCCCGAACGCTTTCGACGAATGGCGTTACCTCGATCACGGCGAACCGGGCCAGGACAACTCGAAGCGCCCGCTCAATCCGGATTTCGTGCTGAACCAGCCGCGTTATCAGGGCGCGTCGGTGCTGCTCACGCGCAAGAACTTCGGCTGCGGCAGCTCACGCGAGCATGCGCCGTGGGCACTCGACCAGTACGGTTTCCGCGCGATCATCGCGCCGAGTTTCGCGGACATCTTCTACAACAATTGCTTCAAGAACGGCCTGTTGCCGATCGTGCTTTCCGAATCGGACGTGGATCACCTGTTCAACGAAACGTACGCGTTCAACGGCTTCCAGCTCACGGTCGATCTGGACAAGCAGGTCGTGCGCACGACCGACGGCTCGAAGGAGTATCCGTTCGAAGTGGCCGCGTTCCGCCGCTACTGTCTCTTGAACGGCTTCGACGACATCGGCCTCACGCTGCGTCACGCCGACAAGATCCGCCAGTACGAAGCCGAGCGCCTCGCGCGCCAGCCGTGGCTGAACAACCGCGTGCTTTGA
- the leuB gene encoding 3-isopropylmalate dehydrogenase, with product MKIAVLPGDGIGPEIVKEAVKVLNALGEKFELEEAPVGGAGYEASGHPLPEATLSLAKSADAILFGAVGDWKYDKLERALRPEQAILGLRKHLELFANFRPAICYPQLTGASSLKPEIVSGLDILIVRELNGDIYFGQPRGTREAPDGNFKGAREGFDTMRYAEPEVRRIAHVAFQAAQKRQKKLTSVDKANVLETSQFWKDIMIDVSKEYPDVELSHMYVDNAAMQLVKAPKAFDVVVTGNMFGDILSDEAAMLTGSIGMLPSASLDKNNKGLYEPSHGSAPDIAGKGIANPLATILSAAMMLRYSLGRPEQADRIESAVKKVLEQGYRTADIITPDCKQVGTVAMGDAVIAAL from the coding sequence ATGAAGATTGCAGTGCTGCCGGGCGACGGCATCGGTCCCGAGATCGTCAAGGAAGCCGTGAAGGTGCTCAACGCACTTGGCGAAAAGTTCGAGCTGGAAGAGGCGCCGGTTGGCGGCGCGGGCTACGAGGCTAGCGGCCACCCGCTGCCCGAGGCAACGCTCTCGCTGGCCAAATCCGCCGACGCGATTCTGTTCGGCGCCGTGGGCGACTGGAAGTACGACAAGCTCGAGCGCGCGCTGCGTCCCGAGCAGGCCATTCTCGGCCTGCGCAAGCATCTGGAACTGTTCGCGAACTTCCGCCCGGCGATCTGCTATCCGCAGCTCACGGGGGCGTCGTCACTGAAGCCTGAAATCGTTTCGGGCCTCGACATCCTGATCGTGCGCGAACTGAACGGCGACATCTATTTCGGCCAGCCGCGCGGCACGCGCGAAGCGCCGGACGGCAATTTCAAGGGTGCGCGCGAAGGTTTCGACACGATGCGCTACGCGGAGCCCGAAGTGCGCCGCATCGCTCACGTGGCGTTCCAGGCCGCGCAAAAGCGCCAGAAGAAGCTGACGTCGGTCGACAAGGCGAACGTGCTTGAAACGTCGCAGTTCTGGAAGGACATCATGATCGATGTCTCGAAGGAATATCCGGACGTCGAGCTGTCGCACATGTACGTCGACAACGCGGCCATGCAGCTCGTGAAGGCGCCCAAGGCGTTCGACGTGGTGGTGACCGGCAACATGTTCGGCGACATTCTCTCGGACGAAGCCGCGATGCTCACGGGCTCGATCGGCATGCTGCCCTCGGCCTCGCTCGACAAGAACAACAAGGGTCTGTACGAGCCGTCGCACGGTTCCGCGCCGGATATCGCGGGCAAGGGCATTGCCAACCCGCTCGCCACGATCCTGTCGGCGGCCATGATGCTGCGCTACTCGCTCGGCCGCCCGGAGCAGGCGGACCGTATCGAGAGCGCGGTGAAGAAGGTGCTCGAACAAGGCTATCGCACCGCCGACATCATCACGCCGGACTGCAAGCAGGTCGGCACGGTGGCAATGGGCGATGCGGTGATCGCAGCGCTGTAA
- a CDS encoding entericidin — protein sequence MKVNAITRRVALFVMAGWVLALAGCNTVAGVGEDISDSARAVQRKL from the coding sequence ATGAAGGTCAATGCGATCACGCGGCGCGTGGCGCTGTTCGTCATGGCGGGCTGGGTTCTCGCGCTGGCGGGCTGCAACACGGTGGCCGGCGTGGGCGAGGACATCAGCGATTCCGCGCGCGCCGTCCAGCGCAAGCTGTGA